The genomic region GCCCCTGGAGGCGGAGCCGCCGGGACCCAACCGGGCGGTGATCCGCTCCCGCAGTTCGCCCGCGGCCCGGCGGCTGAAGGTGAGGACCAAGATCGACCGTGGGTCCGCTCCGGCCTCGATCCGGGCGGCGACCGCCTCGACCAGGGTCGCCGTCTTACCCGTGCCCGGGCCGGCGAGCACCAGCAGCGGGCCCCCCGGGTGCTCGATGACCCGGCGCTGCGCCGGGTCGGCGACGAACCGGCGCGGCGGCGTGAGCGGCGTCGGGACGAGCCGGTGGCCGGCGGGCGCGGCGGGGGCAGGTGCGGCAACCACCCCGACAGCACACCACGCGGGTCCGACAGCCTCGCGACGGCTCCCGACCATGCCGCGCCACGCGGGGATGCGCCGGGGTCGGGGTCGGGGTCGCGTGCACGCGCCGGCCGCGACATGGCACTGTCATGGCCCATGACCGAATGCAGCGGCAAAGTTGCGCTGGTGACCGGGGCGGGATCGGGCATAGGCGCCGCCTGCGCCCACCGCCTGGCGAGCGCTGGCGCCCAGGTTGTCGTCACGGATCGCCATCCGGACGGCGTCAAGGAGGTGGCGGCGCAGATCGAGCGGGACGGCGGGGCCGCGATCGCGCTGGAGGCCGACGTCACCGATCCCGACGCGCTCGAACGGGCGGTGCAGGCCGCGGTCGGCACCTTCGGGCGGCTCGATCTGGCGGTGAACAACGCCGGCGTCACGGCCGGGCGTGAGCCGGTCGGGACCACTCCCGCCGAGGACTGGCAGCGGGTGCTCGACGTGAACCTGTCCGGGGTCTTCTACAGCATGCGGGCCGAGATCACGGCGATGCTGCACGGCGGCGGCGGCGGCTCGATCGTCAACATGGCCTCGGTGTTCGGCACGGTCGGCTTCGCCGGGTCCGCGCCGTACGTCGCCGCCAAGCACGGCGTGATCGGGCTGACCAGGACCGCGGCCCTGGAGTACGCGACGCGGCGGATCCGGGTCAACGCGGTCGCGCCCGGCTTCGTCGACACCCCGCTGCTGCACGTCGACGGCCGCCGCCAGCGCGGCGCAGCGCTGCTGGCACCGATCCAGCGGCTCGGCACCGCCGAGGAGGTCGCCGAGGTGGCCGTGTTCCTGCTCTCCGACCGGGCGTCGCTGGTCACCGGCAGCGTCTACCTCGCCGACGGCGGCCTGTCCGCCCGTTGATCAGCAGCCGGGCGGCCGTCCCAGCGGGCGGCGGCGAGGTCTACTCGTTCGCCGTTCGCCGACAGCGGGGTGCGGTCGACGGCGAGCCGGCGCAGTGCCTCGGCCGGCGCGGCCGGGTTCGGCTCGCCGCTCGCCCGGATGACCCGGTGCCACGGCAGGTCGTCGTCCGCGTAGCGGGACAGCGCCGCACCGACGGTCCGGCCGGTGCCCGCGCCGACGTACTCGGCGACGTCGCCGTAGGTCATCACCTTGCCCGCCGGGATCCGGGCCACCGCGTCGAGCACCTCGGCCGCGTGCGGGCTCGGCTCGGCCCCGCCGAGGCGGATCCGGGTGCCGAGCCCGGCGGACACGCTCGCCGGCGGCGCGTCGCGCCGGCCGCGTGGCCGGCTCACCGCGACCCCGCGGACCGGCGCACGCCGGTGACGGACCCGCCCACGCTCAGTAGACCGGCAGGGACTTGTCGACCTGGGTGGCCCAGGCCGTCACGCCGCCCTGGACGTGCACGGCCGAGGAGAACCCCGCGCCCTTGAGCGTCGCGAGCGCCTCGGCGGAGCGCACCCCGGACTTGCAGTAGACGACCACCCGCCGGTCCTGGGGCAGCTCGGCCAGGTGGGCCGGCAGGTCGCCCTTCGGGATCAGCCGGGCGCCGGGGATCCGGACGATCTCCCACTCCGCCGGCTCGCGCACGTCGACCAGCTCGATCGGCTCGCCGGCGTCCAGCCAGCCCTTGAGCTCGCTCGCGGTGATCGTCGAACCGGCGGCCGCGAGCTGGGCCTCCTCGGAGACGACGCCGCAGAACGCCTCGTAGTCGATCAGCTCGGTGATCGTCGGGTTCTTCCCGCAGAGCGGGCACTCCGGGTCCTTGCGGACCTTGATCGCCCGGTAGGTCATCTCGAGGGCGTCGTAGACCATCAGCCGGCCGACCAGCGGGTCGCCGATCCCGGTCAGCAGCTTGATCGCCTCGGTGGTCTGGATGGACGCGATCGACGCGCACAGCACGCCGAGCACGCCGCCCTCGGCGCAGGACGGGACCATCCCGGGGGGCGGGGGCTCCGGGTAGAGGCAGCGGTAGCACGGACCGTGGTCCGCCCAGAAGACGCTGGCCTGGCCGTCGAACCGGTAGATCGAGCCCCAGACGTACGGCTTGCCGAGCAGGACGGCCGCGTCGTTGACCAGGTACCGGGTGGCGAAGTTGTCGGTCCCGTCGACGATGAGGTCGTACTGGCTGAAGATCTCCATCACGTTGGAGGTATCCAGCCGGGTCTCGTGCAGGACCACGTTGACGTACGGGTTGATGTTGAGGACCGAGTCCCGCGCCGATTCGGCCTTCGACCGGCCGACGTCGGACTGGCCATGGATGATCTGGCGCTGCAGGTTCGACTCGTCGACGGTGTCGAACTCGACGATGCCGAGCGTTCCGACGCCCGCGGCCGCCAGGTACATCAGGGTCGGTGAGCCGAGCCCGCCGGCGCCGACCGCCAGCACCCTGGCGTTCTTCAGCCGCTTC from Frankia alni ACN14a harbors:
- a CDS encoding SDR family NAD(P)-dependent oxidoreductase — its product is MTECSGKVALVTGAGSGIGAACAHRLASAGAQVVVTDRHPDGVKEVAAQIERDGGAAIALEADVTDPDALERAVQAAVGTFGRLDLAVNNAGVTAGREPVGTTPAEDWQRVLDVNLSGVFYSMRAEITAMLHGGGGGSIVNMASVFGTVGFAGSAPYVAAKHGVIGLTRTAALEYATRRIRVNAVAPGFVDTPLLHVDGRRQRGAALLAPIQRLGTAEEVAEVAVFLLSDRASLVTGSVYLADGGLSAR
- a CDS encoding MGMT family protein gives rise to the protein MSRPRGRRDAPPASVSAGLGTRIRLGGAEPSPHAAEVLDAVARIPAGKVMTYGDVAEYVGAGTGRTVGAALSRYADDDLPWHRVIRASGEPNPAAPAEALRRLAVDRTPLSANGERVDLAAARWDGRPAADQRADRPPSAR
- the moeZ gene encoding adenylyltransferase/sulfurtransferase MoeZ, which produces MSLPPLVDPAEGLTVDEVRRYSRHLIIPDVAMDGQKRLKNARVLAVGAGGLGSPTLMYLAAAGVGTLGIVEFDTVDESNLQRQIIHGQSDVGRSKAESARDSVLNINPYVNVVLHETRLDTSNVMEIFSQYDLIVDGTDNFATRYLVNDAAVLLGKPYVWGSIYRFDGQASVFWADHGPCYRCLYPEPPPPGMVPSCAEGGVLGVLCASIASIQTTEAIKLLTGIGDPLVGRLMVYDALEMTYRAIKVRKDPECPLCGKNPTITELIDYEAFCGVVSEEAQLAAAGSTITASELKGWLDAGEPIELVDVREPAEWEIVRIPGARLIPKGDLPAHLAELPQDRRVVVYCKSGVRSAEALATLKGAGFSSAVHVQGGVTAWATQVDKSLPVY